A stretch of DNA from Flavobacteriaceae bacterium MAR_2009_75:
ATGATCCGAAGGTCATTGAATACAATGTTCGAATGGGAGATCCAGAGACCGAAGTGGTGATGCCTCGAATAAAAAATGATCTGGTAGAGCTATTTCAGGCCGTAGCGGATCAAAAACTTGATGAAATCGATTTAGAATTGGATAATCGAACTGCGGCCACCGTTATGTTGGTTTCAGGTGGATATCCGGAAGCATACCAAAAAGGAAAAGAAATGAATGGCTTCGATGTTATAGAAGATTCATTGGTCTTTCACGCCGGAACTAAAATTGATGGCGGTAAAGTAGTAACTAATGGCGGTAGGGTTATGGCAATTACTTCTTTTGGAGATAATTTTGAGCAAGCCCTTGAAGTTTCCTATAAGAATATTCATAACATCACTTTTGATGGTATGAACTATCGAAAAGATATCGGATTCGATTTGTAAAAAACCAAAGAAATCAGCTATTAAGGATTCCTTTCACAGGAAATCCTTAAAGGCTTACAAGTAAGAATGTGAACTGATTGTCTTATCTTCTTCGTTATTGTCGTCGTATTGCTTCAATTGCAACATCCAATAGACAAATCCGGCGAAGCCGATCAACATAAATATCCAGTTCAAGAAATTGGCGCCCCACCAACTTTCCATAAAACGAAGTTGGTCCAATGGCCAAAATAGATTGTTTACAAATAAATCCTCTATTCCTTTAAAAAATGAAGTCATCTTATTACCTATATTTACCTGCAAAAATATAAAAAGTCGGGATGATTTCAATCATTTTTGGCAAAACAAAGCCAATTAATTACATTATTGTTCTCTCATTCTTGTTCGTTTTTTACTGGCTGGTACATTTCTCCCTTTTTCATAAAATTTATGCGCCTGACCAGTTGATTGGGCAAGTATTGATACTGGCGGTTTTGTTCTTCAGCATATTCGTTGTCAATTTTATTGTAAAGAGAAACAAAATTACGGGTACAAATTCTTTCCCGATTTTATTTTATGCTTTGTTGACAGTCATTTTTCCTGAAACTTTGGCAGACTCCAACGCTATTTTTTGCAGCTTCTTTCTTCTTTTGGCATCAAGAAGATTAGTGAGCATGAAATCTCTAAAAACAATCAAGTTTAAGTTGTTCGATGCCACATTATGGGTATTGGTCTCTACTCTTTTTTATGATTGGGCAGTTCTCTTCTTGATTCTGGTTTTTGCTGCTATATATTTTTACCAACCCAAAGTAACTAAAAACTGGTTGGTGCCCATAGCGGCCGTTTTCACTTTCTTTATGATTACCGAATGTGTTTTGGTGCTATCTAACAATACTGATTTTTGGATGCGCCATTACCAATTCAAATTTTCACCTAACATGGTATACTTCTCATACTGGGGCCATAGTACGAAACTTATATTCTATACATTGGGTACTTTGGTAATCGGACTTCTAGCCATCATAAAGTTGGGTAAGGGTAATATTGGGCAGGTTATCAATATGCGATTGATTGCCCTCTCATTTGTGCTTGGTATTATCTTGAATGTTCTAAAGCTTTCAGATAATGTTTACCCAATTATGGTCACATTTTTTCCGGCCGTGGTATTTTTTACGAAATATATTGAATCGATAAGACGTGCGAATATTAAGGAAATTATACTCATGGCAAGTATTGCTTTACCATTTATAGTTTTTTTCAGTAGCATGGCTCTAAAATAGAATTGCCTAAAACCGACCAAGACCTTAGTAATTGATAACTTTGCCATAAAACACACGATATGTTCACTGACTTTGCCTATAAAATATTTGAAGAGAGTATTCAGAAATATCATATAAAAGATACGGTCGACCAGACCTTTGTTAACCCCTACGCCCAAGATGATATTGCAAGACTCTTATTTAGAAAGAATTGGATAGATACGGTTCAATGGCATTACGAAGATCTTATCCGTGATCCCGAAATCGAGCCCAATGCTGCACTTGCGTTGAAAAGAAAAATTGATGCTAGCAATCAAGATCGCACAGATCTAGTAGAATTTATCGACAGTTATTTCTTAGAAAAATACCAATCGGTAGAACCTCTGGATGATGCTAGTATCAATACCGAGAGCCCTGCTTGGGCAATTGATCGATTATCAATTTTAGCTTTAAAGATTTATCATATGCAAGAAGAGGTATCTCGAAAAGATGCCTCATCTGAACACGTTCAAAAATGTAGCGTTAAGCTGAATGTGCTGTTAGAACAGCGTAAAGATCTTTCAACTGCAATCGATCAACTCTTATATGACATCGAAACCGGAAAAAAATACATGAAGGTCTATCGGCAGATGAAAATGTACAACGATGAAGAAATGAACCCCATACTCCGTGGACAAAAATAAACGATACCACGTTCTGGTCATACGCTTATCCGCTATGGGTGATGTTGCGATGACCGTACCCGTACTTGTGGCGTTCATTAACAAATACCCTAGCGTACAGATTACAGTATTGACCAGAAGTTTTTTCAAGCCGATGTTCTCTCAACTCAAAAATGTTGAAGTTTTTGAGGCAGACGTTAAGGGAAGGCATAAGGGGGTGTTCGGTTTATGGAAGCTCTACAAAGAACTCAAATTATTAAAGATTGACGCAGTTGCCGATTTACACAATGTCTTGCGTAGCAAGGTTTTGAAACGTTACTTTGGTTTTGATAAAACTCCTTTCAAACAGATTGATAAAAATAGAGCGGGTAGAAAAGCCCTGACCCGATCAAAAAACAAAGTTTTCAGGCCTCTGAAATCTACCCATCAACGTTACATTGATGTTTTTACGGCCTTGGGGTTTCCTTTCGAATTAGAGTCCAGTCACGTTCTGGCAAAAGAGAAATACCCCGAAAAAGTAAATAATTTAATTGGTCAAGATGCTAAACAGTGGATAGGTATTGCGCCTTTTGCCGCCTTTGCTGGCAAAATGTATCCACTTGAGCTTATGCAACAGGTGGTCGACGAGTTAAATGCCTCTAATAAATTTAAAATATTTCTTTTTGGTGGAGGTGTCTCCGAAAAAGAAAAATTGAAAAAATTAGAAAGCTCATATGAAAACGCAGTTAACGTGGTGGGTAAATTATCATATTCCGAAGAGCTCGCATTAGTCTCTAATCTAGATTTAATGGTTTCAATGGATAGTGGTAATGGCCATCTGGCTGCGATGTATGGGGTGCCGGTCGTCTCGATTTGGGGGGTCACCCACCCTTACGCAGGTTTTTATCCGTTTGGTCAGCCGATTGAAAATGCACTTCTGGCCGACCGCGAAAAGTATCCGTTAATACCGACATCCGTTTACGGAAATAAAGTACCTGAAGGCTACGAAAAGGCCATTGGGACGATATCACCAAAGCAGATATTATCTAAAATTTATATGATATTGGATAGATGACGGCATTAATTATAAGTTCCGTATCCAGAAGCTTGATTCATTACATTTTCAGACTTGGGCTCCATTGATTTGAAGTACTGTCTTAATTGTGACATAAAACGATATTTACGGGCACTCGGTGCTATTTCTACCATTAAGGTTCGCACCCCTATATAAGCGCTCATCAAATAAACCGCCACACCTTCGCTATCTACATGTCTATCGATATGACCATTGAATTTACCTCGCTGAATGGCTGAAACCAAATTGGCTTCCCATATTCTAAGAATATCGTTAAGGTGTTTCATGATTTTTTCGTTCTTACCATTAAATTCGTTAATGAAATTACTCAGAACAAAACCGAAGTCAAGCTCATTGTGAACTGCCGTTTCCAGAGCCTCTTCAAAACAGTTTGTTATCATGTCCAAAGTATTTTCATGACCCTCAATAGGTTCGATAAGCATACTGTACATTTTACGCACGAGCAGATTTTCTATTATCTGAATGAAAAAATCTTCCTTTGAATCAAAATGGTAATAGAAGGCCCCCTTTGAAAGGGAAAGCTCCTTTAAAATATCATCTACACTTGTGTTATAATAACCTTTCTTGTAAAAAAGTTCGAGTCCTGTGACCTGCATACGTTGCATGGTGGCCATGCGTTTTAATGACTTGTTCATAATATCAAAATTTGGGTTAAACCGACCGTTAAGTCTCATACAAAGAACCCACCGATTGCACTTTGGTTGAATCAAATTGGTTGTATGAACACAAAATATCGCCAAACTGTCACAATCTCGACGTACGACCCGCTTTTTAAAAATACTAACCGACCGCCCAGTCGGTTTAAAGGGTCTTTTTTTGGGATTAAAAGCCACTTAAATTCTAAATAACAATCAAATACGGCATAGAAGGTAAGGTCTAACATAATGATATTGAGCGGTCATTCTTATATAGGCAACAGTAGGTGTTAGATTTTTTGAATCGACCTTATACCCTATCACCCACCAAACATTTAAATATTTTTTAGGATTTTCCTTCCTTCGTTTGGCACAAGAATTGACAATTACCAATCGTAAAATTGTTCTTAAAAAATTATATTAATATGGATTACTTAACATTTGCTTTACTAATAAGCGCGTCGGTTTATACTATTTTTTTGATTTTAACCATTAAGACTGTCTTGACCGATGCTTTTCCCAAGCGTCCAGTTCTTATTCCTGTAAAACAAAAAAGAGATAGGTTCAACCGCCGAGGCTAGAAATAGTTTGAAGGAAGTTTGTCGTACGGACAAATTGACATTCGTTCAGTCAAGCTGCTTCATATAAGACGTACAAGTTTAATTTTAAATAAGTTTAGAAAAATGACAAATAATAAAAAAACCCTTCAAGGATGGAGAATCTACCTGTTCTCCGCCCTAATCGCCCTTGGGGTGAGTTTTGCCGTAGTAAAAGGTAGTCAACTGGCTAAAGACGATTCGGCTAATATAACAAAGGTTAGCGGGGTACAGGGTCAGCATGCTTTATTTACTGCCGATAACGAAGGCAATATTAAACCCCTCGATTTTACCGACACCAGTGAAAAGGTATTGGATGCAGTTGTACATATTAAATCGATTCATACGAGGGCTCAAAATAATGGCAATGCCCGCGAACTTCCCGATCCTTTTCGTGAGTTTTTTGGTGATATGTTCAAGAACCAAGTACCCCAAGGTGGCATGCAACAACAGCCTATGGTGGGCACAGGCTCTGGGGTAATCATTAACGAGAAGGGCTATATTGTTACCAATAATCACGTTATCGACAATGCCGATGAGGTAGAAGTTACCTTGTATAACAATCAATCTTACAAGGCTACAGTGGTCGGTACCGACCCAACTACCGATCTAGCTTTGTTGCAGATTAAGGCTGACGGATTAAAAACAATGGCCTTGGTTAATTCTGATGATGTGGAGGTAGGTGAATGGGTGTTGGCCGTTGGTAACCCAATAGGGCTTAATTCAACTGTTACGGCCGGTATCGTAAGTGCTAAAGCTAGAAGTATTCACATCAATAAAGAAAAATTCGCGGTCGAAAGCTTTATTCAGACCGATGCCGCTATTAACCCTGGTAATAGTGGTGGTGCCTTAGTAAATTTAGAAGGAAACCTTATCGGAATAAATACGGCCATCGCAAGTAGAACGGGTAGTTATACCGGTTATGGTTTTGCGGTACCCAGTAATATCGTCACCAAAGTGGTTGAAGATTTATTGAAATATGGCAACGTGCAGAGAGGTATGTTGGGAGTAAGCATTCGTACAATGGATGGCAGTTTGGCGAAAGAAAAAGAGGTGAACTTCTCTAAAGGAGTTTGGGTCGAAAATGTCGGTGAAGAAAGTGCGGCCGATAAAGCCGGAATCGAGTCAGGAGACATCATTACCAAAGTTGACGACATATTAGTAGGTACATCCCCACGACTTCAAGAAATTATTGCGAGTAAGAGACCAGGTGACAAGGTGGTCGTTACGGTAAAGAGAAACGGTAAAGAAAAAGAGTTTGATGTGGTTCTCGAAAACGCCAATGGCACCACTGACATCGTTAAGCGCGAAAAGAAGGAGGTATTGAACTTATTGGGTGCCGATTTCGAAGTGCTCGATGATGAAGTTGCAGAGAAGCTTGACTTAGATGGAGGCGTAAAAGTAGCACGCCTTTATCCGGGCAAGATTCGCAAACAGACCCAAATGAAAGAAGGCTTTATAATCACTCATATCGACGGAAAAAAGGTGAAAGATTTGGATGATATCAGTAAAGCTTTGGAGAATAAGGCAGGCGGAGTAATGCTTGAGGGGGTCTATGAAGGCTCTAAAACTAAATATTACTATGCTTTTGGAATGGATTCGGAATAAGCATATTCAATTTAAGTAACTTAGATGCCGCATTGAGATTGTTCAATGCGGCATCTTTTTATGTTAAGCTTAAATGAGTGATATTCTTAAAAAATCGATTGGTTTGGTTCTTTCAGGGGGAGGTGTGCGGGGTATGGCACATATTGGACTGATAAGAGCGATGAACGAATATGGAATATCGGCTGAAATAGTCAGCGGTAGCAGTGTGGGTGCTCTCGTTGGTGCCTTATATGCCAATGGAAATTCAGTGACCGAAATGCTTTCTTTCTTTAAGGAAACCCCACTTTTCAAATATAACTTTTTGACCATTGTTAAACCGGGTTTTATCGATACCGATAGATATTTCGATGTATTCCGGGTTTATTTTCCTGAAGATAGTTTTGAAGCCTTACAGCGCAAATTACATGTTGTAGCCACCAATTTACAAGATGGTGAACTTTCTTATTTCTCAGAAGGAGAACTTATAGGGCCATTATTGGCGTCAGCCGCATTGCCTCCGGTTTTTAGTCCGGTCGAACTGAACGGCAAATTTTATGCCGATGGGGGCATAATGAATAACTTTCCGCTCGAACCAATTGCTGACAAGGTCGATTTTGTTCTAGGCAGCAACGTATCTGTGGTAGGCCCCTTAGAAAGAAATGCCTTAAAGAATTCGCTGCAGATCACCGGCCGTGTAACCGGTCTCATGATTTATGCCATTAACAGGTCAAAATTGCAAGCCTGTGACCTTCTGTTGGAATTTAAGGAGTTGGAGAACATTGGGGTTTTAGACCGAAAGGGTATCGAAAAGGCATACCTCATCGGTTATGACCGTTCCCGTAGTGCTTTTGATGCTCTGTTGTCTGAATAAGACTTATAACATGGCACTTAACAATAAAGTAGCAACAACCCATAAAACTACCGAAATCACCCCTCCGATAATCAAAAAATGTTTGAACTTATAGATGCCCATGCTGAAAATGAGGGCATTGGTTTGGTAGCCGAGAGGTGTGAAAAAACTAAAATTTGCAGCGAACATTACAGAAAGTATAAAAGGTTTCACATCAAGATTTAAACCATTCGCTAAAGAAATACCAATGGGTGCCATTATAATTGCAGTGGCATTGTTAGAAACCACACTGCTCAATAACATGGTCGTTAGAAATAATAGCCCGATGATAATCATGGGCTTTTGACCGGCCATGAGCCCCAAAAGCTCTTGCGTAATAAATTCATCGGCTTTGGCATTACTCATTGCGATACCCAACGGTATCATACCTGCCAAAAGAAATATAATTTGCCAATTGATTTTTTCATAAATGTGGTTCAGTTCTATACACTTGAATAGCAGCATGGCCAAGGTACCGGTAATAACGCTGGTCATTACCTCAAACACTCCGGTAGCCGCTAAAGTTATCGTACCCAGTAGAATTAGAATGGACAAATTTCTTTTATATACCGTTGTCGGTGGCCTACCTTCGAACTGGTTTAAGACGGCCAAATTATTACTGTTCTCGAAGTTGGGTACATATTCGGCATCGGTCTGTATCAACACCCGATCCCCAATTTTCAAACGGGTAAATTCTTTGTTGCTTTGATAAAGCCGGGTTTTTAAGTTGGTTAATTTCTTACGTTTGTTAACAGCAAGAGGTATGGCCCTCGGTACGATCATCCGTTTTAATTCGGTAATGGTTCTACCGACAAATCGTGATCCAGGCAATAACAAAAGTTCGAGTAGAACCGATTCTCTATCTTCTTTTTCTGAAGCTTTTTTATTCTTCTTGGCCGTAGCACCTACTTTTTTAATCTGTGTTCCTTTGGTTGATTTAAGCTGATCTGCTTCCTCACCTTCGATATCAAAATAACCTTCACTTCGCATCTGTTGTAGATTGTCAAGACTACAATGCAACAGAATAATATCGTGGGCCCTAATACTCATATTCTTGTTCAAGATATTTTGGTCTCGCCCGTTTCTAGTGATTCGTAAAACGGTTATATCAGACTCCTTGAACATAAATGAATCACCCAGTTCGGTATTTACTAGAGAAGAGTCGGGCTCAACATCTATGGTCAGCAAATACCGATCAAGATCATAATTATCTGAAAGGTTAGCGGTTTCTTGGGGCAAAAACTTGTAGAAGAGAAGTATAATAATAATGGAAACGGTCAAGAAGATGGCACCCATCCATGTAAATTCAAAAAAACCGAGTCGCTCTCCTGTATATCTTGCTGAAATATTATTGACCAGTAAATTGGTAGAAGTACCCATCAGTGTGCAACTTCCGCCCAGGATACTGGCGAAAGAAATAGGCAATAGCATTTTGCCGGGGGGCATTTGATATTTCTCTTTGAGCTCTGCCACTATCTTAATGAAAACAATGACCACGGCTGTTGAGCTAACGAAGGCCGATATACTGCCTGCAATCAGCATAATGGCCAGTAATGCGAATACCATGGGCCAGTTTTTAAGAACTTTGAGACCTTTGGCCAACCAAGAAATCGCTCCGTTTTCTTCAAGACCGATAGCCAAAATCATCAAACAGAGAATGGTAATGACCGCTTTGTTCGAAAAACCGCTTACGGCTTCTTCAGGAGATACCAGGCCGGTCAATAATAGCGCTGCAATGATGCAGAACGAAATTTTATCCATGGGAAATATCTCAAAGGCGAACAGAAAGATGACTGCGCCGATGATGAGAAAGACCAAAATGATTTCCCAAGTCATAATATTCTTAAAAACGCTAAATTATTCTTTAACTATCAATATTTTAACTTTAAAAATAAAAAAGCGAACCTGATATCTATTGGCATGTAATTATATAATTTAGTAATATCTTACTTTCAAATGAGTAAAAAATGGTCAATATATAGAAGATATAAAGCCCTGGGCCTTTGGAACAAAGTTTTCTTATGGCTTGCAATTATCGGTATAGTTATAGGTGGGTGGCAGCTTTATTTGGCATATAATCCACCAACAAAGCTGGTAATAAGTGACGAGGAGAATGGGGTCTTGGAACAGAATGGGGCTAAACCCAATGAAGTAGCGGAATTGATAAATATAATTCAAGCCGATAGAAATAAGGCTATAGATGATGTAGCTCAAATCGAATTTATTGATATCATTTCAAATATCTATAAATCACTAGATTCAACATCTACAATTATTTTGAATCAAATCCATGTTGATTCGATAACGGGTATAGAATACAGAAGTGATGTGCTAATAGAAAAAGAGATATTAGGCACCAAGATTAAATTACTGCTCAGACTTAATCCATATGAAAACCCCATCGGAGAAAGTGAGATTTTAAATTTTCAAAATCATATTGAAAAAATAAGGGCTTCAAAGGGAGTAATTATTACGAAAGGTAAATACAGGAAGGCCGCTGTTAAATTTGCTGATGCGTATTCTATTGATTTGGCAACTTTTCAAAGTTCAATAATGGACAAATGGGCTGAAAAAATGGAAATTCCTGTAGTCGTAAAAATTATAAGCGTACAAAGTGTTTATAATTTAAAATTTAAGGCATTGGCCGCCGAGCAAAAAGAGATTAATCCAAAATTTACCAAAATACTATATAAAGAATCTGGAGAACATTTCATAATGGATTTGTTTATCCGAAAATGGAATGAAGGTCATATTTATAAACCAGGTGATAATAAAAAAGGGGTTATAGATTTCTATCGACCAAATGCGAAAATTCAGTTGGTTCCTTCAGGTGCATGGCACGAATGTCAAGAAATTATGGTGGATTATTCTATTGAAGAAAGCTATAAATTCAGTTATTTGCAACCAAAAAAATATACCGAACTCTTGAAAGTTTCCAATGATCAACTTATTTATTGGGAAATGGAATTTAATAAAAGTCAATTTGATGAATTGAATAATTGGAGAACTATCAGGCGAATTCCTAACTACTATAAAAATATATCTAGAAAATTAACTATCGTTAAAATGAATTACTTGGATAGGTCAACTATCCTAGATGAAGATATAGAGTGGCATTTTAAATAAATTGTCTATACGTCATCATAATCGACGGTAAGCGTAGGCGTAAGAGGTAGTGCTTGACAGGTAAGAATAAAACCATCTTCGATTTCGCCATCGGTCAATATTTGGTTTTTCACCATTTCAGCCTTTCCCTCTTTGACCCGGGCGATACAGCTACTGCATACGCCCCCTTGGCAAGAATAGGGTGCGTCGATATTTTCTTTGAGCACAGCGTCAAGAACCCGCTCTTTTTTGTCCATTTGAAATGAAAACTCCTCTTCATCAACTATAACTTTCAGTTGTGTCTGACCCTCGGCGTCAACCGGCATTTCGTCTAAAATTTCGGTGGTGGTGAAAAGTTCAAAATGAATTTTTTCTTTAGGGATATCATTTTCTTGAAGCTTATCGGAAACCAGATTGATCATGGCTTCTGGTCCACAGAGGTAGTACGCATCAAATTCGGTGTTTTTGTGTTTGTTCTTTAAGGCGTAATTCACCGTTGATGCATCGATTCGACCGAACAGCGAATCATCTTCTTGGGTCTGACTGGTTATAAAATAGGTGAAGAATCTATCTGGGTGATCCAGTTCTAATTTTACCAGATCGGTATAGAACATGGTGTCTTTGTACGACTTGTTGCCATACACCAGCACAAACTTGCTTTTCGGGTCGCTTGCCAAAACGGCCTTCGCAATACTCATAATCGGGGTAATACCACTACCGGCAGCAAAAGCGGCGATATTTTTGGCCTTTCCTGAAGAATTAAATGTAAAACGACCTTCTGGCGGCATAACTTCGAGAACATCTCCAACGGCTAATTTGGTATGTGCGTAATCGGAAAACCCGCCTCTATCTACTTTCTTTACCCCAATGGTAAAACAGTCACTTTTTGGAGAAGAACAGATTGAATAGGCCCTTCTTAACTCTTTACCCTTTATTTCTTTTTTTATGGTGACATACTGCCCAGGCAAAAAATCGAAAGTTTGAATAAGGTCTTTAGGTATAGTAAGGGTTATGGCCACCGAATTTGGTGTTAACGGTTTGATATGTTTTACCGTAAGGGAATGAAATTTACTCATGAGATGTGTTTATCGCAAATAGGGTGCTAAATTAAGCATTGATGGCCCCATTTGAAACGGAAAGCTTAAAAAAAGAGTATCGTAATGTAACAAACCTATTATTTTTGACACCCATGCATAAAACTTGAAACCCTGATTCTATGTTCAAGCACTTCACCAAGTTACAATGGCAATCATTCTTTCGATCCTCATCATTGGGCAAAACCTTGGGAGTGAAAATTTTAATGGGCTTCTTTGCGATATATATGCTAGCCTCATTAGCTATGGGCGGGGCCGGTATTTTTTTCATGCTGCAAGAGGTATTTCCAGATATTGACCCACTGGTCTCGGTTAACCGGTTCTTGGTGTATTGGATTCTCGCAGAGCTATTTTTGAGGTATTTTATGCAGAAACTACCAGTAATGGATATCAAGCCCTTTTTGAGCCTCCCCATTAAAAAGAGTAGTTTAACACACTACGTTCTTGCGCGCTCCACGGTTTCCTTTTACAATTTATTGAGTGTATTCTTTTTTGTGCCTTTCTGTATCGTACTCTTAGCTAAAGGTTATCCGGCTTTAAATATATCCCTTTGGTTTCTGTCGATAGTGGCAATCACCTTATCAATAAACTACATCAATTTTATAATCAATAAGAACAACAAGGCCTTGATTCTTGTTGGCGCCCTATTGTTGGGCTGCTATGCCTTAGACCGATTCGACATTTACCCAATAACAGAATATATAGGCAATCTCTTTTATACGCTATATGAGAACCCTGTTTGGTTAATCGTGCCGGTACTATTTGTAGGCTACACCTACTACATCAATTACAACTATCTTAGAAATAGAATTTTTTTAGATACCACCTTAAAAAAGAAAACCAAACAAGTGGTTGCTTCCGATATGGAATGGACCCGACGGCTTGGGCATATTGCACCTTTTCTTCAGTTAGATTTAAAACTGATATGGCGCAACAAGCGAACGAAAACGCAGGTGTTTTTATCATTGGCCATGATTTTATACGGATTGGTTTTTTACACCATGGATGATTTCGGACCCAACTCACCCATGCTTGTTTTTGTCGGGATTTTTATGACGGGAATTTTCTTGATGAATTTTGGGCAGTTCATACCCGCCTGGGATAGTGAATATTATAGTATGATGATGTCTCAGAACATTCCGCTTAGAAATTATTTAGAGTCTAAAGCAGGTCTTATTTATGTCAGCATTGTGGTGATGTTTTTATTATCTGTGCCTTATGTCTATTTTGGGTGGGAGGCCCTTGCAATTAATTTTAGTTCTGCACTATATAATTTAGGTGTTAATGTGCCTATAATTCTATTTTTTGGTTCGATGAACAAAAAACGTATCGACCTAGGAAAAAGTGCGGTAGCCAACATGCAAGGGGTCAGTGCGGTGCAGTTCTTGGTGGGCATTCCTCTTTTTGGTATACCTATGATTTTGTTTACGGTGCTGAATTATTGGGTCTCGTTTCAAGTGGCTATTATCACCTTGAGTGCTCTTGGCATTGTGGGTTTTGCTTTGAGAAACAACCTGCTCGATATGATTACGCGACTATATCGAAATAAAAAGTATCGAATGATTGCCGGTTTTAAAGAAAAGAACAGTTGAAAATATTCGAGCTTATTTCATTTTTAAAAATAAACACATGATTTCAGTACAAAACCTAACTAAAAACTATAGTGGCCAAACAGTTTTGAACCTTGAAAGTTTAGAAATACCTAAAGGACAAAGTTTTGGTCTAGTGGGCAACAATGGCGCCGGTAAGACCACATTTTTTAGCCTCTTGTTAGATTTGATTCAACCGACTACCGGGCATATTATTAGCAATGAGGTTAGAGTGGATCAAAGCGAAGCTTGGAAACCCTTTACCTCTTCCTTTATAGATGAGTCTTTTTTAATAGGATATTTG
This window harbors:
- a CDS encoding ring-1,2-phenylacetyl-CoA epoxidase subunit PaaE, with protein sequence MSKFHSLTVKHIKPLTPNSVAITLTIPKDLIQTFDFLPGQYVTIKKEIKGKELRRAYSICSSPKSDCFTIGVKKVDRGGFSDYAHTKLAVGDVLEVMPPEGRFTFNSSGKAKNIAAFAAGSGITPIMSIAKAVLASDPKSKFVLVYGNKSYKDTMFYTDLVKLELDHPDRFFTYFITSQTQEDDSLFGRIDASTVNYALKNKHKNTEFDAYYLCGPEAMINLVSDKLQENDIPKEKIHFELFTTTEILDEMPVDAEGQTQLKVIVDEEEFSFQMDKKERVLDAVLKENIDAPYSCQGGVCSSCIARVKEGKAEMVKNQILTDGEIEDGFILTCQALPLTPTLTVDYDDV